ATGTTCTTATAAATTTCGTGTTTTTAgaacaaattgtaataaataagtaacatatgattttttaagctTGATTCagtgaatttattatagatcGTAAATGGagtaaaatacacaattaaatattacatttttgtaagatATAACAACGAAAAACAGTTACTACGTTTAtacaattgagaattgaatattcatttttaaaacaagaaaaattatatattacatacgtggttgttaattatcaaaacataaacattGAGGAatgataaaatagataaaaacatattgaacAACCCAAATAAatcacaaacaaaatatacccaccgaagaaataaaatacaataaatataatatatatatatatatatatatatatgtgtgtgtttataGACGACAGAATTCTCATGAAAATATCTACTGGAAGAAAGCTATACaagaataacaaaataaatgctcTAAAATATCGATCACAACCATTACAAACTAAATTTTCTTTGGTATTACTGTCTTAtagttacattatataaaatacaattacacagtaataaattatagtcatCAAGTGTTTGGCATGAATGGCGGCAAAACTAGTAATTAAATCAACCGAGTTTTAGTTATAACaggttaaaagtaaaaaataaaataaaaacactacgttttgtttataaaatcagTCAAGTACAGGTACAGCAATAAGTATTACATacgtatcatatataatatataagtaataaaataattaaaataaataaaacacatcgGTACAAAATTTTGTAGCAAGTAGGTGCTACACGTGATGTACGAGAAAATAAACGGATTATTTCAAGATTACGAcgtgtgttaaaaataagttttttcatcacaaattaataatactaaaaataataatattaattcacagTGATcagattttgtaatattaccgttttcaaattatattataccattatctATCACGCACTTTTAACTACAATAatcttaatgataaaaaaaataaatttaatttgtattatacaataccaaaatttaaactacaaAAACGGATTTGGAAACAAATTATCATTGACCAttgcacaataatattgttttttagcaCATAATTTAAAGCACCTTAGAATATGCATTTTGCTtttctatacttaaaaaataaacttactaAAAATACTACAAATTAAAAGAGTCACGAATTTCAATAGTAAAGTAATtacttttttctctttttaatttttagatacgaaagtcattatttttaatttgttgtattgatcgttttataattatatgttttgtaaCATTTATTTGACTTAAAATTGAAAGCTGTTAACAACTTCAATTAACTATCAAACTTGTTCTTACTCTTGTCGATTTGTAGACAAGACTAATTTATGTCAGTAACTAGTAATTTCGTGAGAAGCTTATAGATAATTAAGGTAAgtcattaaaatcaaaaccgTTTGTAACGGGAGCTAAGACCGAGATAAATATTGCATAGTAATTGATTCACTTTTGAAattcaagatattatattgtgagaTCCACACACcaaattacaaatgtataatttaaactttaaaatatgcagTAACGTGCTGTATCTATAATGGTTCTCCCAAAACATATCTTAATGACATTGcacaatcatataataacagAACAGGTGTAGCGTTCAATAATATGCCAACAATTATGATCTTGGACTCAAGTAAGAAATTCGTTTGTTTAGCCAATCAAACGGACGGAAAAAATCGTTTACAAGAACAatcgtacaaaataattaaaaggaaCTAACTTGCAAACAATTATGTGcaactaaaaattacaatacaaataaaaataaacttattgatTAGAattcaactataaatataattaccacCTACTGTCTACACTTTGACATATTTTCTCCATGAAATTGAACAACTAAAATGAATAACTATCATCGTTTAAGAGACGACAAAAACGTTTACATTAGATATTCTCATtttctcattttatttttatgtgattGTTTAGAAACTGCATGGATTTATGTCAAAATGTTACAGTATTGTACCATCATTAgagtgtttataaattattatttatccataCCACTTAAAATGcaaagaaaatttataaacaatttccaATACACGTTtctcacatttttaattcataacaatACTTCAtcgaagtattttttattgattccaAATCATGCTATTCTTCATCATTGATAATCTTTAATATTGGAATGTTGGTTCCACGGAACATCATTTATGGCTGGCTGTAACCTATTATGAGGATGTGGCGCTCGCATAATGTCATCTGTGGGTTGGATGTGATTCCTGGGTCCAGATTCTGGCGTGTATGTAAATGTCAGTCCTGTGGCGTAAATGATACCATCATTTCTTACTAGAGATACTGGTACTTGGGTTGGCTGTCTGACCCACAGCCAATCACCCCTAAATGAGGATATGTCTGGTACAACGGCAAGCATACTCTCCTGGCAGCGGTACATTGTTTCGGATTCAACATCACCAAACCATACTTGTAGGTGAGGTGTAAAATTTTCTCCGGTCAATTCTAACATAGCCACATCACCACCGCCGTTCAAGTTCAAACTGTGAACGACTGGAACAGGTGTTATTGGTGAGTTTACGGGACCCATACCTTCGTAAAACTGATACTCGGCCTTGTCCGTGCTTATAATCGTCCAGCAGGCACCGTCGTTAATCATTTCTTTATTGGGTTCCTTGGGACAAGGTGTTGCTTGAAACTGAATTATACGCTCTTGggataaacataaatacatatgctCCGTATCTTTCATGTAAAACGCACACTTATGCAATTGGGACACTGGATCATCAGCTTCTAGAAGGGCCATCTGCTTATCGACTTTCCTTATTATAAGTCGAGGCAATGCCATACCAGTGACACTACAGACTAGCTTGATAGTACTACCATAATGAACATATCCATCTCTAACATTAAATTCTTCACTTTCACTTTCATCATCATCTAATAAGTGAATAGTAAATGCACCCCATTGCGTCGAGCTAGCATGAAAATTACCCTTTTCAACGTGCAAATAACGTGTACTGACTGTTTGGGACCTTAACCTATTGAACAACGCTACTTTTGTTCCACTTGCTATACATAAATCGGCATTTTTTAACGATTGTTTTTTCTTTGACGGTTTCGATATAACCTTTATTCGTTTACTATGGAATGTACCAATGTCAtaaccaatattataaaacattctaaccattaacataaaatgttttcgcTTATCTGAATCTGAAATAAACAACGTTTTGGCAGCACAATATTGCTTTCCGTTATTAAGATCGAGTGGCTGCAACTCTTGATCAGTGCTTCCAATACCAATAAAGGCGCTCATCTGAGAATTAGCTTCAGACACCCCTTCTCTTAACAATTGTTCTTGTCGAAGTCTCCAACCATCGCCAAATAAGTATATGCAAGGGGGTGgacaaaaaaatcgtttttcattaCCGTACGATTTCTGAGCTACCTTAGCATGAAGAATAACCAACACTAAATCATTACGATCTCGTAAATATCTCTCCATTGCATCTCTAGTTAGACGTTGTTCAGGTCGAAATTGCATTGGAGCTTCAGGGCCATAGTGGTGAGGCATCCTTGCTGGCACTCCAAGAAGTTCCGCGGAGTTATAACAGCTTAAAGAGCCCACTTCTCCATCATCCGTATCACCATCTTTCTCTGATTTTAGCGTCCAGGTTcccataaatctaaaaaattcaaaaaatgtatatttaaaagtgagtcaaaactaaattcaaaaaaatatttttgattgaatAAAGATAGACCTTATGATTTtcgtttaaacataatttatttttattaaagtctaataagttatattaaaaattgtgtataataaaataatggtttaaaactatatgaactacaatttaacatttaaaaattgttattctaaattatagacttaaagtagttattattaagtgtattcatagaaaaataatttataactccatacatattattgtttattaataagaaaaattaccaCTTTTCTATAGTGAATTGGTCAAGTCTACATTGTCATTAAATAAGtcactttaatatataatatgaccaaTTTGAATTCagtaataaatcattgcatatgAAAAGTAAGATTAGTAAGTTTAATAAGTAAGTTAGCTTATGTTACTATAAgcagattttattatatatttatactaatattaaattaattaattttacaataagtaatatggtaggttttttcgaaaaatttgcattttaaaattgtattatgttcataaaatatactgataCACGTTAAAACTCTCAAGCGTTCACgaataactaaaatagtaaaatcattattatttgtttaatatctaattttgtctaaattttaatttcaaatgctaatacaaatatttgaggAAAATTTTCTCTCTCAAGTACTTatggttattcgtttttgagttgcCTACaccaacaaaaacaaaatttattttctcataTACTAGTTTTTTGTAAAAGTACCCGATTTGCttgatttagtttttatattgaaaattcaaatgaatTTTTGACAACTTTTGACTTCTGAAAGTAtcatctaaatttaattttctacctGATACCACTCTCAGAGTTGAAAATCTAAGCATTTTTACCATTTCAATCGTTGGAGATTACggtcagaaaaaaaattatttaataattatcattacattCATCGTTCCGCTCAGAAGTTAGAATCTATTACCAGTTaggcttaataaattataaaatacctaatataaatttaccctacacaaaatttttttttttaattttctagttCAGAAATATCAATGTTAGATtagattgattattaaatgtattgaaaatgtatcaatatcATTCGTAGTTCTTCACAATTATCTCGAactgaaaaacatttaaaaaatggctTTTCTATAGAGTgctttttgtatttgttttctgATCAATGTATAGCTGTATTTATGTGACATTTTTGAAGAACTTGTGCCACTCAAAAATACTTGTTAACAGACACATAACAATACATCAGGAacctatagaaaaaataaaagctttATCGCCTACCCTCACAGTTTGAATTGCTGATACATAAGCACGTGCATCTGTAGTAATCTTCTGGATCTGTTACTAGTGCTACTATAGATAGGTACTGATCGTAAATGGTAAAGCTCAAACATTAAAACAGAATaactttaagatttttatttgtacatgtgctttaactatttaaaaaattataacataatcatataaatagaatacgtataatatagtagatacgtcaatttttttttttctgtaaaaataataatttagtaaaacaaatattttcgttcattttggttatttaatttattttgttaagtttGCACACGTgtcttattatgaaataaattcaatttgaatgaatataaataaactatacataatgatatagAATATGATAATACCTATCTATAGAACACGATTactgcaaaatataataaaagtaacaaCCAACTGTAGTGTAAGTAAATACTGTAAGTCTGTAGCCtactgtaaaataatgattatgatttgattataaaaagttacacatattatttgtaaacgtATGACAATTAAAGTTAGgactattttgatttattgtaaaactatatgttacattgttatatttatactacctaatatgttaataatattcgttAGAGAACAAACCAACATTGTCTCACAGTGatcacaaattaaatattattaaatataaatgtgttttatacttttatttacataggtattaaaacacaaaaaccTTCGAAATTTCCTAATCAAACACCCTTCTCTCAAGTCTCTAAACAGTGATAATGGTGTACGGAGGTCctttgaattttgataattcGAATTAATGTTGTCGAACAACTCAATCGATACTTTTCCTATTCCCAGCCTACTCACTATAGACTACAGACTCTCCCTTCACAATAGGGATATTCAATTCAATATGTACAGCATGGAAATAGTATTAAGTGCGGTGcataatgtgtaaaataacatGTGATAGGGtagaatattcaattaataaattggacACCCTACATGCACTTGAAGGGATAATCTCCTTTTAAGTGCACAAAAATGGAccccaaaataatttatgtaatatattatactattatactgcaGTAAAAgacttagtataatattgtataacgcAAATATGTAGAcgttgaaaacaaaaacaacacgCTATCCTAAATTTCACGGGTTAAAAATAGTGATtatatcgaaataaaaatatataattattaatattttatcattgacataagaacaattaatttatataacatatgtatatttacgtattacgttttaatcattttattcgtCTCACGATTTAAACATCAGCCTTTTTTctctatgaatataattataatacaaatacaaacaaCATTGAAATTCAACtgctattaaaacaataatattttaaaaaattatttgtaacataaatacttaaatattagtaaaaacttaaattattttttatattgcaaatgtatatcttttattgttaaagttaaattattaaaattaaattaaaaaatacataataagatTCTActgttgtaaatttattttgtatttcctatagttattttcttcaaaatccttattaatataagtattttatagcaTTACCAGGTCTACACTATGGATGACTCTTCAGTTTCCataaagtatcaattaaatacctatatacatatgtatatattttatttatagtatattattgataatatttcaattacttcttgtaaatataatactattttaattatttaccatattaaatgtatctatttgtgaaataaaaaatacaatttattacacattttatatacaggtatataaaacataatgaattttttcatCGCCTATTACGGTTTTAACATtcacgaaaataaataaattataatattgtaataagtaatttatattacatataactcatataagtattatataagcaatatagctacatattttaaaagtacctatatttaacattttcaatcaTTAATTCAAggtatagtaaatacatatctAAATATCCAAatagcataaattataataaaattattaaatatacgtaaatacgtaaaatatacctattacctatggTTTTAATACCGTAGGTaggtagtaaaataataatataatatttgaataatattataatttaatttaatttcaaatacataagTTGTCAAAATATCtgtataagattattatctatttatattattaggaagtatataattagttttctataaatataagtatatataaaaaaaaaacattcttttTGCATCAAATGATAAATGATTAGtttccaataatttttattagtctaATTACATTGAATTTTCATTCAAACGATTGggctaaattaataaaa
This genomic stretch from Rhopalosiphum maidis isolate BTI-1 chromosome 3, ASM367621v3, whole genome shotgun sequence harbors:
- the LOC113559891 gene encoding suppressor of hairless protein-like; the protein is MGTWTLKSEKDGDTDDGEVGSLSCYNSAELLGVPARMPHHYGPEAPMQFRPEQRLTRDAMERYLRDRNDLVLVILHAKVAQKSYGNEKRFFCPPPCIYLFGDGWRLRQEQLLREGVSEANSQMSAFIGIGSTDQELQPLDLNNGKQYCAAKTLFISDSDKRKHFMLMVRMFYNIGYDIGTFHSKRIKVISKPSKKKQSLKNADLCIASGTKVALFNRLRSQTVSTRYLHVEKGNFHASSTQWGAFTIHLLDDDESESEEFNVRDGYVHYGSTIKLVCSVTGMALPRLIIRKVDKQMALLEADDPVSQLHKCAFYMKDTEHMYLCLSQERIIQFQATPCPKEPNKEMINDGACWTIISTDKAEYQFYEGMGPVNSPITPVPVVHSLNLNGGGDVAMLELTGENFTPHLQVWFGDVESETMYRCQESMLAVVPDISSFRGDWLWVRQPTQVPVSLVRNDGIIYATGLTFTYTPESGPRNHIQPTDDIMRAPHPHNRLQPAINDVPWNQHSNIKDYQ